In Pseudoalteromonas xiamenensis, the following are encoded in one genomic region:
- a CDS encoding type I restriction endonuclease: MDFIERLQALSQKAKQVSTSLQTEEATKNALVMPFLHTVLGYDVFDPNEVIPEFTADVGTKKGEKVDYALMKNGEIQILIECKKYNESLSVKHAAQLFRYFSVTNARIAILTNGIQYQFYTDLDAPNKMDEKPFLTLDIENIDEHLVPEVKKLTKVSFDVESIVDAAGELKYLNQIKRVLQEQFLDPEEDIVKLLTSKVYDGVQTAKVKAQFLEITKKAMKQFLNDSINARLKSAIGEESQTTNVSEQEVKAEIDEEKPKIVTTEDEIEAFHVVKAILRQKIDIHRVIARDTQSYFGILLDDNNRKPICRLWFNTKLKYLGLFDNDKVETRHAIESIDDIYSYSEQLLNTLTYYE; this comes from the coding sequence ATGGATTTTATTGAACGATTGCAAGCACTATCACAGAAAGCTAAGCAGGTTTCTACAAGCTTACAAACTGAAGAAGCGACAAAAAATGCTCTTGTCATGCCATTTCTCCATACTGTATTAGGCTATGACGTATTTGATCCAAACGAAGTTATACCAGAATTTACAGCGGATGTAGGAACCAAGAAAGGAGAAAAGGTTGATTATGCACTCATGAAGAATGGCGAAATCCAGATTCTCATCGAATGTAAAAAATATAATGAAAGTCTTTCAGTGAAGCATGCTGCTCAACTATTTAGATATTTTTCTGTTACTAATGCGCGAATTGCTATTCTAACCAACGGTATCCAGTACCAGTTTTATACGGATTTAGATGCCCCCAATAAGATGGATGAGAAGCCTTTTCTAACTCTAGATATTGAGAATATTGATGAGCATTTAGTACCCGAAGTTAAGAAACTTACCAAGGTTTCATTTGATGTAGAATCAATCGTAGATGCTGCTGGCGAGCTAAAGTATTTAAATCAAATTAAACGTGTCCTTCAAGAACAATTTCTAGATCCAGAAGAAGACATCGTAAAATTACTAACATCAAAAGTTTATGACGGTGTTCAAACCGCAAAGGTTAAGGCCCAATTTCTAGAGATTACTAAAAAGGCCATGAAGCAATTTTTGAATGATAGTATTAATGCTCGTTTGAAATCAGCGATAGGTGAGGAATCACAAACAACCAATGTTTCTGAACAGGAAGTTAAGGCAGAAATCGATGAGGAAAAACCTAAAATAGTAACTACAGAGGATGAAATTGAAGCGTTCCATGTTGTTAAAGCTATTTTAAGACAAAAGATTGATATACATAGAGTAATTGCAAGGGATACTCAAAGCTATTTCGGTATATTGCTTGATGACAATAATAGAAAACCTATTTGCCGCCTATGGTTTAATACAAAGCTAAAATATTTAGGTCTCTTCGACAATGATAAAGTTGAAACTCGTCATGCCATAGAGAGTATAGATGATATTTATAGTTATTCAGAACAGCTATTAAATACTTTAACTTACTATGAATAA